A window of the Brassica napus cultivar Da-Ae chromosome C5, Da-Ae, whole genome shotgun sequence genome harbors these coding sequences:
- the LOC106413232 gene encoding uncharacterized protein LOC106413232 — protein sequence MREFETINFHEHEVVKLDMPHDDALVITLELAGTIFSKILVDSGSAVNVISQTTLRSISQPTLVIDHEMTLLNSFEGKSVQSLRIVPLTTRTHNVELHTRFTVDDHFMPFDAIIGRPWLHQMRAVPSVYHQCLKFLSPTGEKTIHGSQKQSRACYMTGFRKMPPRQENVSLVRDLTVKDPAKDLSSIVALDESSQEKGINIGNDLPPEVRNDLLSLLKQNIKTFAWSIADMPEIDISITSHDLNVDTTFKPVKQKRRKLGPERAKTVNDEVDKLLKIGSIREVQYPDWLANPAVVKKKNGKWRVCIDFIDPNKACPKDSFPIPHINRVVEATAGHELLSFMDAFSRYNQILMKPDDQKKTSFITERGTYCYKVMQFGLKNARATYQRLVNKMFSTQLGRTMEVYIDKFFQ from the coding sequence ATGCGCGAATTCGAGACTATAAATTTCCACGAACACGAAGTCGTTAAGCTCGACATGCCCCACGACGATGCCTTAGTCATCACGTTGGAGCTTGCGGGCACCATTTTCTCGAAGATCCTCGTCGACTCCGGGAGCGCCGTCAATGTCATTTCACAAACGACACTGCGATCGATTAGCCAACCGACCCTAGTAATCGATCACGAAATGACTCTCCTCAATAGTTTCGAAGGAAAGTCGGTTCAATCGCTCAGGATCGTGCCACTAACCACCAGAACTCATAACGTCGAGCTCCATACCCGGTTCACCGTAGATGATCATTTCATGCCCTTTGACGCCATCATAGGACGTCCCTGGCTACACCAGATGAGGGCGGTCCCTTCGGTTTACCACCAATGCCTGAAGTTTTTATCACCGACCGGCGAAAAAACGATACATGGGAGCCAGAAACAATCCCGAGCCTGCTATATGACCGGATTCCGGAAGATGCCCCCGCGACAAGAGAACGTATCACTCGTCCGCGATCTCACGGTAAAAGACCCCGCCAAAGACCTATCGAGCATCGTCGCTCTAGACGAAAGCTCTCAAGAAAAAGGCATCAACATCGGAAACGATCTCCCTCCTGAAGTCAGGAACGACCTCTTGTCTCTCCTCAagcaaaatatcaaaacattcGCATGGTCCATAGCAGACATGCCCGAAATCGACATCAGTATCACCTCCCACGACCTAAACGTCGACACAACGTTTAAGCCTGTCAAACAGAAACGAAGaaagctaggacccgaacgaGCCAAGACAGTAAACGACGAAGTGGACAAGCTCCTAAAAATCGGTTCCATTCGCGAAGTCCAATACCCTGACTGGCTCGCAAACCCAGCcgtagtaaaaaagaaaaatggaaaatggaGAGTGTGCATTGATTTCATCGATCCCAACAAAGCATGCCCAAAAGATAGCTTCCCAATACCACACATCAACCGGGTGGTAGAAGCCACAGCTGGACACGAACTACTTTCCTTCATGGATGCATTTTCCCGTTATAATCAGATCCTCATGAAACCCGACGACCAGAAAAAAACAAGCTTTATCACTGAGCGGGGCACCTACTGCTACAAAGTGATGCAATTCGGATTAAAGAACGCCAGAGCT
- the LOC106414219 gene encoding pollen receptor-like kinase 5: MRNWENPVMLACNTASKKNLPSCIVFIIIFITLLCPAVMSQVVVPGSDADCLLRFKYTLANGSVFFSWDPSTSPCQGNDANWFGVLCSNYVWGLQLEGLELTGKLDLDPLVPMKNLRTISFMNNEFDGPMPQVKRLTSLRSLYLSNNRFSAEIPALAFQDMSHLKKILLANNAFRGTIPSSLASLPRLVEVRLNGNQFQGQIPHFNQKDLKLASFENNDLAGPIPESLQNMDPGSFAGNKDLCGPPLSPCSISPPVIPVDPRSHPSPPLSPPQGNKTGSFSTIAIIMIVLGILLVIIALVFCFLQSRRRRNFLSAYSSSGKESVESYTYHEPVVRTNKPAESLVNHARRRSTPDPGGRLLFVRDNVQRFGLQDLLKASAEVLGSGTFGASYKAAISSGQTLVVKRYKHMNNVGRNEFHEHMRRLGRLNHPNLLPLVAYYYRREEKLLVTQFMSNNSLASHLHTNHSADQPSLDWITRLKIIKGVAKGLYYLFNELPTLTIPHGHIKSSNVVLDESLEPLLTDYALRPVMGSEHAHNFMTAYKTPEYGPAKEQVLTKKTDVWCLGVLILEVLTGRFPENYLSQGYDPNMSLVTWVSDMVKEKKTGDVFDKEMEGKKNCKGEMINLLKIGLRCCEEKEERRMEMREAVEMIEMLREGESDDEFGSMDQRVSNDLYSSMLWDDDDSLNR, translated from the exons ATGCGCAATTGGGAGAACCCGGTTATGCTTGCGTGTAACACGGCTTCAAAGAAAAATCTACCTTCTTGTAttgtcttcatcatcatcttcatcacctTGTTATGTCCGGCCGTAATGTCTCAAGTGGTTGTGCCAGGTTCAGACGCAGATTGTCTCTTGAGATTCAAATATACATTAGCAAATGGTTCGGTGTTTTTTAGTTGGGATCCATCAACATCACCATGTCAAGGAAATGACGCAAATTGGTTCGGTGTTCTTTGTAGCAACTACGTTTGGGGGTTACAACTCGAGGGACTTGAATTAACCGGGAAACTAGACCTCGACCCATTGGTTCCTATGAAGAATCTACGAACCATAAGCTTCATGAACAATGAATTCGATGGACCAATGCCTCAAGTTAAGAGGCTCACTTCGTTGAGATCTTTGTATTTGTCTAATAACCGGTTTTCGGCGGAGATACCCGCGCTTGCATTTCAAGATATGTCTCATTTGAAGAAGATTTTGCTGGCTAATAATGCCTTCCGAGGAACAATCCCTTCTTCTTTAGCTTCTTTGCCAAGGCTTGTAGAGGTGAGGCTAAATGGTAATCAATTTCAAGGGCAGATACCACATTTCAACCAGAAGGATCTTAAGTTAGCTAGCTTTGAGAACAATGACCTTGCTGGACCGATACCTGAAAGCCTCCAAAACATGGATCCAGGCTCTTTTGCAG GTAACAAAGATTTGTGTGGTCCTCCCTTAAGTCCATGTTCTATTTCCCCTCCAGTAATTCCTGTTGATCCAAGGTCTCATCCAAGTCCTCCTCTTAGTCCTCCACAGGGGAACAAGACCGGTTCATTTAGCACTATAGCGATCATTATGATTGTTCTTGGCATACTACTAGTGATCATCGCACTTGTGTTCTGTTTCCTTcagtcaagaagaagaagaaatttcTTGTCAGCTTATTCTTCCTCTGGTAAGGAAAGTGTAGAGAGCTACACTTATCATGAACCAGTGGTTAGGACCAATAAACCCGCGGAATCTCTTGTGAATCACGCAAGGAGAAGATCAACGCCTGATCCAGGAGGCAGGCTTCTATTTGTGCGGGACAATGTTCAAAGATTTGGTCTTCAAGATCTTCTTAAAGCTTCAGCTGAAGTTCTTGGTAGTGGAACGTTTGGTGCTTCATACAAAGCAGCAATATCTAGCGGACAAACATTGGTCGTGAAGAGGTATAAACATATGAACAATGTCGGAAGAAATGAGTTTCATGAGCATATGAGAAGGCTAGGGAGGTTAAACCATCCGAATCTATTGCCTCTCGTCGCTTACTATTACCGGAGAGAAGAGAAGCTTTTAGTCACTCAGTTTATGTCTAATAATAGCTTGGCAAGCCATCTTCATA CTAATCATTCAGCGGATCAACCTAGTTTGGATTGGATCACACGTCTAAAGATCATAAAAGGAGTAGCAAAGGGTTTATATTACTTGTTCAACGAGTTACCAACATTAACTATCCCTCACGGTCATATAAAGTCATCAAACGTGGTTTTAGATGAATCACTCGAGCCGTTGCTAACAGATTACGCTCTAAGACCAGTGATGGGCTCAGAGCACGCGCACAACTTCATGACTGCATACAAAACACCAGAGTATGGACCGGCAAAAGAACAAGTCTTGACAAAGAAGACAGATGTTTGGTGTCTCGGTGTGTTGATATTAGAGGTTTTGACAGGGAGATTCCCTGAGAATTATTTGTCGCAAGGTTATGATCCAAACATGAGTCTTGTGACTTGGGTTAGTGACATGGTTAAGGAGAAGAAAACAGGTGACGTGTTTGACAAGGAAATGGAAGGGAAGAAGAATTGTAAAGGGGAAATGATTAATTTGTTGAAAATAGGGTTGAGATGTtgtgaagagaaagaagagaggagGATGGAGATGAGAGAAGCTGTGGAGATGATTGAGATGTTGAGAGAAGGAGAATCTGATGATGAGTTTGGTTCCATGGATCAACGAGTGAGTAATGATTTATATTCTTCAATGTTGTGGGACGATGATGACTCGTTGAATCGATGA